Within the Laribacter hongkongensis DSM 14985 genome, the region GCATCAACCGGCTGACGCATTTCATGATCGGCCGCATCCGGGTTTCCGCTTTCAGCGAGACCGTGCTGTTCGGCGTGGTGACCTACCTGCTGATGCTGGTGCACATGGGGCCGGTGCTGCTGTGGGCGCTGTTTTACTGGCACACGGCCGGCATGGAGAGCTTCAGCAATGCGTTTTTCTATTCCATTTCCAGCTACTCAACCGTCGGTCTGGCCGACCACGGGCCGGCCGGAGCGCTGGGGCGGCTGCTCGGGCCGTATGAGTCCGCACTGGGCATGCTGATGTTCGGCCTGTCCGGCGCCTATCTGGTGCACGTGCGCGAGCTGACGCGCGAGCAGGCCAAGGCCGCGGCACGGTTGTTATAGCGACAGGGCAGTGCGTTCCTCGGGCATCCTGCCGGCCCAGTCGCAGGCAAATTGCCAGGCAATGCGGCCCGAGCGCGCACCGCGCAGGCGGGCCCACAACAGGGCCGCGGCTTCGGCCTCCGGGTCCGGTTCCAGCCCGAAGTGCTGTAACCAGACGCCGACTGCTGCCAGATAGGCATCCTGGTCGAAAGGATAGAAAGACAACCACAGGCCAAAGCGCTCGGACAGGGAGACTTTCTCTTCGACGGCTTCGCCGGGATGGATTTCGTCGTCGATGCGCTGGGTGGCCAGGTTGTCGGCCATGCGGTCGGGCAACAGGTGGCGACGGTTGGAAGTGGCATAGATCAGCACGTTGTCGGCCCGCTGGGCCAGTCCGCCGTCCAGGGCACTCTTGAGCGCCTTGTAGGCGTCGTCGCCCTCTTCAAACGACAGGTCGTCACAGAACAGGATGAAGCGTTCCGGACGCAGGGACAGCGGCTCGACAATGTCGGCGAGGTCGGCGAGATGCTGGCGGTCGACCTCCACCAGTCGCAGCCCGTCGGCCATGAAGGCCGGCAGCAGGGCCTTGACCAGCGAGGATTTGCCCGAGCCGCGCGCGCCGGTCAGCAGCACGTTGTTGGCCGGGCGTCCGGCGACAAAGGCGGCCGTATTGCGCAGCAGGCGGGTTTTCTGCCGCTCGACATGGGTGAGTTCGTCCAGCCGGACGGTGTGCGGCGCCGATACGGCACGCAAGACACCTCGGCCGTTCTGCCGCTGCCAGCGGAATGCCGGCGCGTTCCAGTCAGTGGGCGGCAGCGGCGGTGGCAGCAGGCGGTCAAGGCGGTCGAGCAGGGCGTCAAAGCGTTGCAGCAGGGCAGGGTCGGTCATGGCAGAGGGCATCGGGCGTGCAAGTGGAGCCGGCCCGGTCGGACCGGAGCAGAGGGCCGGCCAGGCTTACAGCTTGTAGCCCTTGTGCAGGGCCACGACACCGGCGGACAGGTTGTGGTAGTCCACCTTGCCGAAGCCGGCCTCCAGCATCATGTCCTTGAGGGTATCCTGGTCCGGGTGCATGCGGATCGATTCGGCAAGGTACTGGTAACTGTCGGCATCGCGGGCCACCAGCTTGCCCATCAGCGGCAGGGCCTTGAACGAATACAGGTCGTAGACCGGCTTGAGCGGGGTCCAGACTTTGGAAAACTCCAGCACCAGGAGCTTGCCGCCGGGCTTGAGCACCCGGCACATTTCCTTGAGTGCCTGGTCCTTGTGGGTCATGTTGCGCAGGCCGAAAGCCACCGATACCAGATCGAAATGGTTGTCGGGGAACGGCAGCTTTTCGGCGTCGGCAATGGCGACCGGCAGGATCATGCCCTCGTCGAGCAGGCGGTCGCGGCCGACGGTCAGCATGGAGCTGTTGATGTCGGTCAGCCACACTTCACCGGTCTTGCCGACGCGTTTTTTCCAGCCGCGGGCGAGGTCGCCGGTGCCGCCGGCAATGTCGAGCACCTTCATGCCCGGCCGCACACCGGCGGTCGACAGGGTGAAATGCTTCCAGATCCGGTGCAGGCCGCCCGACATCAGGTCGTTCATCACGTCGTATTTTTTGGCCACCGAGTGGAATACTTCGGCCACACGGCCGGCTTTATCGTCTTCGTTGACGGTCTTGAACCCGAAGTGGGTGGTCTTGTCCATGCTTACTCCCGGCTCTTGCCTGCGGCGGCAAGGCGATTCAGATAATCCTGCCAATAGTCGGTCTGATGCTGCCCGAGGTCGTGGAGCGTGGCCCAGCTGTAAATGCCGCTCGAATGACCGTCGTCAAACACCAGCTTGATTGCGTATTGCCCGACCGGCTCGATGCCGGTAATGGCGACGTGGCGCTTGCCGTGTTGCAGCACTTCTTGTCCCGGCGCATGTCCGCGTACCTCGGCAGAAGGTGAAAACACGCGCAGGTATTCGCACGGCAGCGAAAAACGGCTGCCGTCGTCAAAGGCGACTTCCAGCACCCGGGAGGCCTGGTGCAGCACGATGTCGGTGGGAATCGGGGTCATGGCTGTGCGTCCTGCCGTTCCAGCAGCATGGCGTCGCCATAGCTGAAAAAGCGGTATTGCCGTTCGATGGCGTGCCGGTAAGCCGCGCGGATGGTTTCGGTGCCGGCAAAGGCACTGACCAGCATCATCAGGGTGGACTTGGGCAGGTGGAAATTGGTCACCAGCCGGTCCACCACGCGGAAGCGGTAGCCCGGGGTGATGAAAATGTCGGTTTCGCTGGGGCCGGCCCGCAGCTCGCCCGACTGCGCACCGGCTTCCAGTGCACGCATCGAGGTGGTGCCGACGGCGACCACGCGGCCACCCCGCGCCCGGCAGGCGGCGATGGCGTCAACGGTGGCCTGCGGGATGACAAAGCGTTCGCTGTGCATCTTGTGCTCGGCGATGTTGTCCACCCGCACCGGCTGGAAAGTGCCGGCACCGACGTGCAGGGTGACGCGGGCCACGTCGATGCCGCGGGCGCGGATGGCGGCCATCAGCCCGTCGGTAAAGTGCAGGCCGGCCGTCGGAGCCGCCACGGCACCCTGCTCGCGGGCATAGATGGTCTGGTAGCGTTCGTCGTCATTGTCGCCGGCGCTGCGGGTGATGTAGGGCGGCAGCGGCAGGTGGCCGGCGGCGTCGAGGATGTCGAGCACGCTGGTGTCGCCAGGGAAGCGCAGCAGGAACAGCTCACCCTGCCGTTCGACCATTTCTGCTTCCCAGCGGTCGGCAAACACCAGACGGCTGCCGGGCTTGGGTGATTTGCTGGCGCGGACGTGGGCCAGTGCCGTGCGTTCGTCCAGCACGCGTTCGACCAGTGCCTCGACTGCTCCGCCACTGGCCTTGCGGCCGAACAGGCGGGCCTTGATCACGCGGGTGTCGTTGACGACCAGCAGGTCGTCCGGCGACAGCAGTCCCGGCAGGTCGGCAAACTGCAGGTCGGCCAGTCCGGCCGGGCTGACGTGCAAAAGCCGGCTGTTGCCCCGCTCGGCCGGCGGGAACTGGGCGATCAGGTGTGCGGGAAGGTGATAGTCGAAATCAGAAAGCTGCATGGCATCGGCCGATGGGAAAACCGGGCGATTATATGTCACTCGGCGACAGGGCGTGGCGCAGGCGTGTGGCGGATTTTCCATGCTGGCAGGAGGGGATGGAAAATTTTGCATGTACAGAGCAAATACTCTGAATTTGCGGAAAAATTGCCGGTCTGATGCAGTCCGGCTGGTCGCGGACAGGGTTGATCCGCTTGCCAGTTTTTGCACGTTTGCCGCACAATCGCCGCCATGTCGACGAAAAACCCTTCCGAGATGCCCCGAATCCTGGTCTTGCATGGTCCCAACCTGAACCTGCTGGGAACCCGTGAACCGCAGCATTACGGCGCAGATACGCTCGACGCGATCAATGCCCGGCTGGTGGCTCGCGCAGCCGCGTCCGGGGTGGCATGCGACACGTTCCAGTCCAATGCCGAATACCGGCTGATCGAACGCATCCATGACGCGCGCACCGACGGAACCGGTTTCATCGTCATCAACCCGGCGGCCTTCACGCATACCAGCGTGGCCCTGCGCGACGCGCTGGCTGCCGTGGACCTGCCTTTTGTCGAGGTGCACCTCTCCAACGTGCACAAACGCGAACCTTTCCGCCATCACTCCTACTTTTCCGATCTGGCTGTCGGCGTGATCTGCGGGCTGGGTGCGCGTGGCTATGACCATGCCCTCGAACATGCACTGGACACCCTGACGGCCTCCTGACTCCGGATGCCGTCTTACCGCTATTTCTACGGGATATATCCGCCATGGACCTTCGCAAACTGAAAAAACTCATCGACCTTGTCGAGGAATCCGGCATTGCCGAACTGGAAGTCACTGAAGGGGAAGAAAAAGTCCGCATCACGCGCGTGCAGGCCGGTGGTACGGTCAATTACGCCGCGCCGATGATGCAGGCCGTTCCGGCTGCCGCGCCTGCCGCTGCACCGGTGGCGGCACCGGCGGCACCGGCTGCCGCGCCGGCAGTGGACAACAGCAAGGCGGTCAAGTCGCCGATGGTCGGCACGTTCTATCGTGCCTCCAGCCCGAGCGCCAAATCCTTTGTCGAGGTGGGCAGCCAGGTCAACGTCGGCGATACCCTGTGCATCATCGAGGCGATGAAGCTCATGAACGAGATCGAGTCGGACCGCGCCGGCGTGGTCAAGGCCGTTCTGGCGGAAAACGGCCAGCCGGTCGAATTCGGCGAACCCCTGTTCATCATCGAATAAACGGCAGCGCAATCAGCGAGAGGGGAAGGCAGGGAGCAAACCCGTCCAGTGCCTTCCCTCTTCTGTTTCCGGCACCCCGCCCACCAGCCTTGGCTGCCCGGGCCGCGTGTGCCGGACAATGCCTGCCGTGGAGGTTGCAAGATGTTTGAAAAAATCCTTATCGCCAACCGTGGTGAAATCGCCCTGCGCATCCAGCGTGCCTGCCGTGAAATGGGCATCAAGACCGTGGTGGTGCACTCCGAGGCCGACCGCGAGGCCAAATACGTCAAGCTGGCGGATGAGTCGGTCTGTATCGGCCCGGCAGCGTCCAGCCTGTCGTACCTCAACGTGCCGGCCATCATTGCTGCCGCCGAAGTGACCGACTCGCAGGCCATCCATCCGGGCTACGGCTTCCTGTCGGAAAACGCCGACTTTGCCGAGCGTGTCGAGCAATCCGGCTTCGTGTTCATCGGCCCGCGTGCCGAAACCATCCGCCTGATGGGCGACAAGGTGTCGGCCAAGCAGGCCATGATCGAGGCCGGCGTGCCGTGCGTACCGGGTTCCGGCGGCGCCCTGACGGATGATCCGGCCGAAATCACCAAGATGGCACGGGAAATCGGCTATCCGGTGATCATCAAGGCCGCCGGTGGCGGTGGTGGCCGCGGCATGCGCGTAGTGCATTCCGAGGCGGCACTGATCAACTCGGTCAACATGACCAAGACCGAGGCGCAGGCAGCCTTCGGCAATCCGACCGTGTACATGGAAAAGTTCCTCGAGACACCGCGTCACGTGGAAATCCAGATCCTGGCCGACGAATACGGCCACGCCATCTATCTGGGCGAGCGCGACTGCTCGATGCAGCGCCGCCACCAGAAAGTGATCGAGGAAGCGCCGGCTCCGGGCATTACCCAGAAGCAGCGCGACAAGGTTGGTCATGCCTGTGCCGAAGCCTGCCGCCGCATCGGCTACCGTGGTGCCGGTACGTTTGAATTCCTGTACGAGAACGGCGAGTTCTACTTCATCGAAATGAACACCCGCGTGCAGGTCGAACATCCGGTGACCGAGCTGATTAGCGGCGTGGACATCGTGCAGGAGCAGATCCGCATCGCTGCCGGTGAAAAGCTGCGCTACACGCAGAAGGACATCAAGCTGCACGGCCATGCCATCGAGTGCCGCATCAATGCCGAAGATCCGTTCACCTTCGTGCCGAGCCCGGGCAAGATCGACGGCTACCATCCGGCGGGCGGCCCTGGCATCCGTATTGATTCGCACATCTATCAGGGGTATACCGTCCCGCCTTATTACGACTCGATGGTGGGCAAGCTGATCGCTTACGGCGATACGCGCGAGCAGGCAATTGCCCGCATGCGCGTGGCCCTGTCCGAGATGGCCATCACCGGGATCAAGACCAACATTCCGCTGCACCAGGAACTGATGATGGACGCCGCCTTCCACCGCGGCGGCACCAGCATCCACTATCTGGAGCACCGGCTCGCAGAACGCAAGAAAGGCTGACATGAGCTGGCAGCAAGTGGCGATCGACGCCGACAGTCGCATTGCCGAACGATTCGCCGACACCCTGATGGAACTGGGCGCCCTCTCCACCGCGATCGAGGACGCCGCTGCCGGCACCGAGTTCGAGCAGCCGATTTTCGGGGAGCCCGGCGAACCGGTCGACCGGCTGTGGGAACAAAGCCGCATCATCGTCCTGTTTGCCGCTGATGCCGATGTCGCCATGCTGATCGCTGCTGCTGCCGGTGAAGCGGGCATGCCGACACCGGTCTATACGGTCGAAGCGGTCGAGTCGCAGGACTGGGTGCGCCTGACGCAAAGCCAGTTTGACCCCATCCGCATTTCCGGCCGGCTGTGGATCACGCCGACCTGGCATGATGCTCCCGACGCCAGCGCCATCAATCTGGCACTGGATCCGGGTCTGGCCTTCGGTACCGGCAGCCATCCGACCACCCGCCTGTGCC harbors:
- a CDS encoding ion channel: MAYFFWAAFLTLLTVVVHALGIFCINRLTHFMIGRIRVSAFSETVLFGVVTYLLMLVHMGPVLLWALFYWHTAGMESFSNAFFYSISSYSTVGLADHGPAGALGRLLGPYESALGMLMFGLSGAYLVHVRELTREQAKAAARLL
- a CDS encoding ATP-binding protein, encoding MTDPALLQRFDALLDRLDRLLPPPLPPTDWNAPAFRWQRQNGRGVLRAVSAPHTVRLDELTHVERQKTRLLRNTAAFVAGRPANNVLLTGARGSGKSSLVKALLPAFMADGLRLVEVDRQHLADLADIVEPLSLRPERFILFCDDLSFEEGDDAYKALKSALDGGLAQRADNVLIYATSNRRHLLPDRMADNLATQRIDDEIHPGEAVEEKVSLSERFGLWLSFYPFDQDAYLAAVGVWLQHFGLEPDPEAEAAALLWARLRGARSGRIAWQFACDWAGRMPEERTALSL
- the ubiE gene encoding bifunctional demethylmenaquinone methyltransferase/2-methoxy-6-polyprenyl-1,4-benzoquinol methylase UbiE, which codes for MDKTTHFGFKTVNEDDKAGRVAEVFHSVAKKYDVMNDLMSGGLHRIWKHFTLSTAGVRPGMKVLDIAGGTGDLARGWKKRVGKTGEVWLTDINSSMLTVGRDRLLDEGMILPVAIADAEKLPFPDNHFDLVSVAFGLRNMTHKDQALKEMCRVLKPGGKLLVLEFSKVWTPLKPVYDLYSFKALPLMGKLVARDADSYQYLAESIRMHPDQDTLKDMMLEAGFGKVDYHNLSAGVVALHKGYKL
- a CDS encoding gamma-butyrobetaine hydroxylase-like domain-containing protein; the encoded protein is MTPIPTDIVLHQASRVLEVAFDDGSRFSLPCEYLRVFSPSAEVRGHAPGQEVLQHGKRHVAITGIEPVGQYAIKLVFDDGHSSGIYSWATLHDLGQHQTDYWQDYLNRLAAAGKSRE
- the queA gene encoding tRNA preQ1(34) S-adenosylmethionine ribosyltransferase-isomerase QueA, whose product is MQLSDFDYHLPAHLIAQFPPAERGNSRLLHVSPAGLADLQFADLPGLLSPDDLLVVNDTRVIKARLFGRKASGGAVEALVERVLDERTALAHVRASKSPKPGSRLVFADRWEAEMVERQGELFLLRFPGDTSVLDILDAAGHLPLPPYITRSAGDNDDERYQTIYAREQGAVAAPTAGLHFTDGLMAAIRARGIDVARVTLHVGAGTFQPVRVDNIAEHKMHSERFVIPQATVDAIAACRARGGRVVAVGTTSMRALEAGAQSGELRAGPSETDIFITPGYRFRVVDRLVTNFHLPKSTLMMLVSAFAGTETIRAAYRHAIERQYRFFSYGDAMLLERQDAQP
- the aroQ gene encoding type II 3-dehydroquinate dehydratase; the protein is MPRILVLHGPNLNLLGTREPQHYGADTLDAINARLVARAAASGVACDTFQSNAEYRLIERIHDARTDGTGFIVINPAAFTHTSVALRDALAAVDLPFVEVHLSNVHKREPFRHHSYFSDLAVGVICGLGARGYDHALEHALDTLTAS
- the accB gene encoding acetyl-CoA carboxylase biotin carboxyl carrier protein; this translates as MDLRKLKKLIDLVEESGIAELEVTEGEEKVRITRVQAGGTVNYAAPMMQAVPAAAPAAAPVAAPAAPAAAPAVDNSKAVKSPMVGTFYRASSPSAKSFVEVGSQVNVGDTLCIIEAMKLMNEIESDRAGVVKAVLAENGQPVEFGEPLFIIE
- the accC gene encoding acetyl-CoA carboxylase biotin carboxylase subunit — its product is MFEKILIANRGEIALRIQRACREMGIKTVVVHSEADREAKYVKLADESVCIGPAASSLSYLNVPAIIAAAEVTDSQAIHPGYGFLSENADFAERVEQSGFVFIGPRAETIRLMGDKVSAKQAMIEAGVPCVPGSGGALTDDPAEITKMAREIGYPVIIKAAGGGGGRGMRVVHSEAALINSVNMTKTEAQAAFGNPTVYMEKFLETPRHVEIQILADEYGHAIYLGERDCSMQRRHQKVIEEAPAPGITQKQRDKVGHACAEACRRIGYRGAGTFEFLYENGEFYFIEMNTRVQVEHPVTELISGVDIVQEQIRIAAGEKLRYTQKDIKLHGHAIECRINAEDPFTFVPSPGKIDGYHPAGGPGIRIDSHIYQGYTVPPYYDSMVGKLIAYGDTREQAIARMRVALSEMAITGIKTNIPLHQELMMDAAFHRGGTSIHYLEHRLAERKKG
- the prmA gene encoding 50S ribosomal protein L11 methyltransferase encodes the protein MSWQQVAIDADSRIAERFADTLMELGALSTAIEDAAAGTEFEQPIFGEPGEPVDRLWEQSRIIVLFAADADVAMLIAAAAGEAGMPTPVYTVEAVESQDWVRLTQSQFDPIRISGRLWITPTWHDAPDASAINLALDPGLAFGTGSHPTTRLCLQWLDANIQGGESVLDYGCGSGILAIAAIKLGATDVTGIDIDPQAVQASRDNAVQNQVTAAFGLPDALEDSRQFDVLVANILANPLRMLGDLLASHVRAGGHIVLSGILEEQAQELSELYSAWFEMDPPVFDEGWTRLSGVRRA